In a single window of the Allobranchiibius huperziae genome:
- a CDS encoding ATP-binding cassette domain-containing protein, which translates to MRTRAPCPRPAPAKVTVLGIPRDVMVLFSPRTRLKLVAALVGSILQAFAEILAVATVLPLMEVLTGTTPSFGPLGSAADVFGTDDKNTVAIWLAVVLLVTYVCKGVAVIAFRWWVLGFVNLQEAETSESLFRYFLHAPYSLHLQRTTAEFLRMSGGAVGAVYNGVVLGVINVITSAVTIVAILISLVVIMPVPALIMLAYFAVAGTTLYLLTRRYASEAGARALNASEAMFRVSVEPLASIKDIKLKDNSEYFLGRYHRVQRDAAGASRTSTFLGELPRYVLEIVFIVGIALMTVVLFSRSESSRAVSMLALFAVAGFRILPSMTAALASLSSIRVGSIGLQSVIAETHDAQRITTRHEAPAAPIPFQRSLRLHDLRFSYGGTDKEVLRGVDLDVTAGTSVALVGGSGAGKSTLVDLILGLHTPTGGAILADGQDIATDVRGWQRNLAVVPQEVIPLDGTVEENVLFGDDPTPENLERVRRAVQQAQLTDLLAELPGGLQAPVGEWGGKLSGGQRQRLGIARALYNAPKLLVLDEATSALDNITEHKITQTMQALHGQITILIVAHRLSTVRGCDQIVFLEDGQVASRGTFEQVRADNAHFARLVELANLEATVEDTGVIVP; encoded by the coding sequence GTGCGCACCCGCGCGCCCTGCCCCCGTCCCGCTCCAGCGAAGGTCACCGTGCTCGGAATCCCCAGGGACGTCATGGTGCTCTTCTCGCCGCGCACCAGGCTGAAGCTGGTGGCCGCCCTGGTCGGGTCGATCCTGCAGGCCTTCGCGGAGATCCTGGCGGTCGCGACGGTGCTGCCGCTGATGGAGGTGCTGACCGGTACGACGCCGTCGTTCGGCCCGCTCGGCTCCGCCGCCGACGTCTTCGGCACCGACGACAAGAACACCGTGGCCATCTGGCTGGCGGTCGTGCTGCTGGTCACCTACGTCTGTAAGGGCGTCGCGGTCATCGCCTTCCGGTGGTGGGTGCTCGGCTTCGTCAACCTGCAGGAGGCCGAGACCTCCGAGTCGCTCTTCCGCTACTTCCTGCATGCGCCGTACTCCCTGCACCTGCAGCGCACGACCGCGGAGTTCCTGCGGATGAGCGGCGGGGCGGTCGGCGCGGTCTACAACGGCGTCGTCCTCGGCGTGATCAACGTGATCACCTCCGCGGTCACCATCGTGGCGATCCTGATCTCGCTCGTGGTGATCATGCCCGTGCCTGCGCTGATCATGCTCGCGTACTTCGCGGTGGCCGGCACGACGCTCTACCTGCTCACCCGCCGCTACGCCTCGGAGGCGGGGGCCCGCGCGCTCAACGCGTCCGAGGCGATGTTCCGGGTGTCGGTGGAGCCGCTCGCGTCGATCAAGGACATCAAGCTCAAAGACAACTCCGAGTACTTCCTCGGCCGCTACCACCGGGTGCAGCGCGACGCCGCGGGCGCCAGCCGCACCTCCACCTTCCTCGGTGAGCTGCCGCGCTACGTGCTGGAGATCGTCTTCATCGTCGGCATCGCGCTGATGACCGTCGTGCTCTTCAGCCGCTCGGAGTCCTCGCGCGCGGTCAGCATGCTGGCGCTCTTCGCGGTCGCGGGCTTCCGGATCCTGCCGAGCATGACCGCCGCGCTCGCCTCCCTCTCCTCGATCCGGGTCGGCAGCATCGGGCTCCAGTCGGTCATCGCCGAGACCCACGACGCGCAGCGCATCACCACCCGTCACGAGGCTCCGGCCGCACCCATACCGTTCCAGCGCTCGCTGCGGCTGCACGATCTGCGCTTCAGCTACGGCGGCACCGACAAGGAGGTGCTGCGCGGCGTCGACCTCGATGTGACGGCCGGTACGTCGGTCGCCCTCGTCGGCGGCAGCGGCGCCGGCAAGTCCACCCTCGTCGACCTCATCCTGGGGCTGCACACCCCGACCGGCGGCGCCATTCTGGCCGACGGGCAGGACATCGCGACCGACGTACGCGGCTGGCAGCGCAACCTGGCCGTTGTACCGCAGGAGGTCATCCCGCTGGACGGCACCGTCGAGGAGAACGTGCTCTTCGGTGACGACCCGACGCCGGAGAACCTGGAGCGGGTACGCCGCGCGGTCCAGCAGGCGCAGCTCACCGACCTGCTCGCGGAGCTGCCCGGCGGGCTGCAGGCGCCCGTCGGCGAGTGGGGCGGCAAGCTGTCCGGCGGCCAGCGCCAGCGCCTCGGCATCGCCCGTGCGCTCTACAACGCGCCGAAACTGCTGGTCCTCGATGAGGCCACCTCGGCGCTGGACAACATCACCGAACACAAGATCACCCAGACCATGCAGGCACTGCACGGTCAGATCACCATCCTGATCGTCGCCCACCGCCTCAGTACCGTGCGCGGCTGCGACCAGATCGTCTTCCTCGAAGACGGCCAGGTCGCCTCACGAGGGACGTTCGAGCAGGTACGCGCGGACAACGCCCACTTCGCGCGCCTGGTCGAGCTGGCCAACCTCGAGGCGACCGTCGAGGACACCGGCGTGATCGTCCCGTGA
- a CDS encoding class I SAM-dependent methyltransferase, whose protein sequence is MVSVTNAQVDDLPGWFFPIDMELFRVHLARSAQQGPGDLAELGVYLGKSATLIGGDVGPGETFTVIDLFGDDAGDERNLEENIDQYPELTRAQFEANYRGLHGELPVVVQDYSEKIVDHAAHGTHRFVHIDASHLYEHVVKDIAATRTLLRPDGVVVFDDYRSAHTPGVSAAVWEARESGLRPIAVSEVKLYATWGDPAPYTEAVLSWVRDSEFAHEMHRIGADDVVRVFGGYGSAEPVWLPWVPPRMAPRFSAAVTAVRGFTRRRPSRAVAS, encoded by the coding sequence ATGGTTTCGGTCACGAACGCCCAGGTCGACGATCTGCCGGGGTGGTTCTTCCCCATCGACATGGAGCTCTTCCGGGTGCACCTGGCCCGCAGCGCGCAGCAGGGCCCGGGCGACCTGGCCGAGTTGGGCGTCTACCTCGGTAAGAGCGCGACGCTGATCGGCGGTGACGTGGGACCGGGCGAGACGTTCACCGTCATCGACCTCTTCGGGGATGACGCGGGGGACGAGCGCAACCTGGAGGAGAACATCGACCAGTACCCGGAGCTGACCCGGGCGCAGTTCGAGGCCAACTACCGCGGGCTGCACGGCGAGCTGCCCGTCGTCGTGCAGGACTACAGCGAGAAGATCGTCGACCACGCGGCGCACGGCACCCACCGGTTCGTGCACATCGACGCCTCGCACCTCTACGAGCACGTGGTCAAGGACATCGCGGCCACGCGCACCCTCCTGCGGCCCGACGGCGTCGTCGTCTTCGACGACTACCGCTCGGCGCACACCCCCGGCGTCTCGGCGGCGGTGTGGGAGGCGCGCGAGTCCGGTCTGCGGCCGATCGCCGTGTCCGAGGTCAAGCTCTACGCCACCTGGGGCGACCCGGCGCCGTACACCGAGGCGGTGCTCTCCTGGGTGCGCGATTCGGAGTTCGCCCACGAGATGCACCGGATCGGCGCCGACGACGTGGTGCGCGTCTTCGGCGGGTACGGGTCGGCCGAGCCCGTATGGCTGCCCTGGGTGCCCCCGCGGATGGCGCCCCGTTTCTCCGCGGCTGTGACCGCCGTACGCGGCTTCACCCGGCGTCGCCCGTCTCGCGCGGTCGCTTCCTAG
- a CDS encoding glycosyltransferase, giving the protein MSGPVTPVTIVTACFNDGAYLRESVESTLAQTHPDLELIVVDDGSTDPTTLRVIDAVEALGVRVIHQENQGLPGARNTGVAAARGTYILPVDADDIVEPQYAALAAAELDARPELGIVYPRADMFGAVTGPWELGQFDVGIMLTGNQIPACSMFRKEDWAAVGGYHQVRLEDHDLWLSILELGRTAYRLDRVLYHYRQRSDSITGGMAEEDTVRALAQIIRAHPQYYLDNIEQLIRIRRDQWDTLQHWKQRYGFIENRLHQAAPLAKRLLRRN; this is encoded by the coding sequence GTGAGCGGGCCGGTCACCCCGGTCACGATCGTGACCGCCTGCTTCAACGACGGCGCCTACCTGCGCGAGTCCGTCGAGTCCACGCTCGCGCAGACCCACCCGGACCTCGAGCTGATCGTCGTCGACGACGGATCCACCGATCCCACCACCCTGCGGGTGATCGACGCGGTGGAAGCGCTCGGCGTGCGCGTCATCCACCAGGAGAACCAGGGCCTGCCCGGCGCGCGCAACACCGGCGTGGCAGCAGCGCGCGGCACCTACATCCTGCCCGTCGACGCCGACGACATCGTCGAGCCGCAGTACGCAGCGCTGGCCGCAGCCGAGTTGGACGCGCGGCCCGAGCTGGGCATCGTCTACCCCCGCGCCGACATGTTCGGAGCGGTGACCGGGCCGTGGGAGCTGGGGCAGTTCGACGTCGGGATCATGTTGACCGGCAACCAGATTCCGGCCTGTTCCATGTTCCGTAAAGAGGACTGGGCCGCTGTGGGCGGATACCACCAGGTGCGCTTGGAGGACCACGACCTGTGGCTCTCGATCCTCGAGCTGGGGCGGACGGCGTACCGACTGGACCGCGTGCTCTATCACTACCGGCAGCGATCCGACTCGATCACCGGAGGCATGGCCGAGGAAGACACGGTCCGCGCCTTGGCCCAGATCATCCGGGCGCACCCGCAGTACTACCTGGACAACATCGAGCAGCTCATCCGCATCCGCCGCGATCAGTGGGACACGCTGCAGCACTGGAAGCAGCGCTACGGCTTCATCGAGAACAGGCTCCACCAGGCCGCACCGCTGGCCAAACGCCTGCTGCGGCGTAACTGA
- a CDS encoding glycosyltransferase family 4 protein, producing the protein MARRALLLSGADLARWRREHAAGDRPAALPYGADALEQNGLRVDGVQLSDRRVATKARDVVEHRLGIPVARTVKGAVKVARAELVIASLEREAIAMSALRRAHVPPYRRAPLVALTCWLADDARGADEATRAQLLARFANVDAFVYWSRNQTPILRELGIAERKLVPVGFCADTDYFTPDPSVPQDIELLAVGQDGGRDYATLFDAVRGTDLVVDIVCPVSYLPPDIPQENVRLHGVVDSRAYAAMLRRAKVVVVPTHERAYPTGQSVALEASATGACVVVTGSTPLREYFTHEQDALLVDVHDPADLRARLRQALGDEALRRRVGAGARANVTGRFTADIMWRDILTALRDRDLLPA; encoded by the coding sequence ATGGCGCGCAGGGCTCTGCTACTGAGTGGGGCGGACCTGGCCCGCTGGCGCCGCGAACACGCCGCGGGTGATCGGCCGGCGGCGTTGCCGTACGGCGCGGACGCTTTGGAACAGAACGGTCTTCGCGTCGACGGCGTGCAGTTGAGCGACCGGCGAGTGGCGACGAAGGCCCGCGACGTGGTCGAGCATCGACTCGGCATCCCCGTCGCACGCACGGTCAAGGGTGCGGTCAAGGTGGCTCGCGCCGAGCTGGTGATCGCGTCCCTGGAGCGCGAGGCGATCGCCATGTCCGCACTGCGGCGCGCGCACGTGCCGCCGTACCGACGGGCCCCGCTCGTCGCGCTGACCTGCTGGTTGGCCGACGACGCCCGCGGCGCCGACGAGGCGACTCGAGCACAGCTCCTTGCTCGCTTCGCGAACGTCGACGCGTTCGTCTACTGGAGCCGAAACCAGACACCGATCCTGCGCGAGCTCGGGATCGCCGAGCGCAAGCTGGTGCCCGTGGGCTTCTGCGCGGACACCGACTACTTCACGCCGGACCCGTCCGTCCCGCAGGACATCGAGCTGCTGGCGGTCGGGCAGGACGGTGGGCGCGACTACGCGACGCTCTTCGACGCGGTCCGCGGCACGGACCTGGTCGTCGACATCGTCTGCCCGGTGAGTTACCTGCCGCCGGACATCCCACAGGAGAACGTGCGGCTGCACGGCGTCGTCGACAGCCGCGCGTACGCCGCCATGCTGCGTCGCGCGAAGGTGGTGGTCGTACCGACCCATGAGCGCGCGTACCCCACCGGGCAGAGCGTGGCGCTGGAGGCGAGCGCGACCGGCGCCTGCGTGGTCGTGACCGGCTCGACCCCGCTGCGTGAGTACTTCACCCATGAGCAGGACGCGCTGCTGGTGGACGTGCACGATCCCGCCGACCTGCGGGCCCGGCTGCGGCAGGCGCTCGGTGACGAGGCGCTCCGCCGACGGGTGGGCGCGGGCGCCAGGGCGAACGTCACCGGCCGCTTCACCGCCGACATCATGTGGCGCGACATCCTGACCGCGCTGCGCGACCGCGACCTCCTGCCCGCCTGA